The Anticarsia gemmatalis isolate Benzon Research Colony breed Stoneville strain chromosome 29, ilAntGemm2 primary, whole genome shotgun sequence genome window below encodes:
- the LOC142985006 gene encoding dihydrolipoyllysine-residue succinyltransferase component of 2-oxoglutarate dehydrogenase complex, mitochondrial-like: MLRRCSKHLQTLYRRQGQSLRFKSTEVPKVYGALAQASARITAPRALTAAHNQVATIHFTNPLLAEQDVMTPSFPDSVSEGDVKLDKKVGDAVAADEVVLEIETDKTAIPVMSPGHGIIKEFYVKDGDTVKAGQKLFRLDITGEAPKAAAAPTPEPPKAAAPPPPPPPAAAAPPPPPPPQAAAPPPPQAPPAPKPTPPPAPPISSIPVAAIRHAQAIETATVKVPPTDYSKEIAGTRTEQRVKMNRMRQRIAQRLKEAQNTNAMLTTFNEIDMSHIMAFRKKNLDVFTKKHGVKLGLMSPFVKAAANALVDQPVVNAVIDEQEIIYRDYVDISVAVATPKGLVVPVIRNVQNMTYADIELTVAGLAEKARTGKLTIEEMDGGTFTISNGGVFGSLMGTPIINPPQSAILGMHGIFERPIALNGQVVIRPMMYIALTYDHRLIDGREAVMFLRKVKEGVEDPATIVAGL; the protein is encoded by the coding sequence ATGTTACGACGCTGCTCCAAGCATTTACAGACGCTATACCGGAGGCAGGGGCAAAGCCTCCGGTTCAAGTCGACAGAAGTGCCCAAGGTCTACGGAGCCCTAGCGCAGGCCTCCGCCCGCATCACCGCCCCGCGGGCCCTCACGGCGGCACACAACCAAGTCGCCACCATCCACTTTACCAACCCACTTCTTGCTGAGCAAGATGTCATGACACCAAGTTTCCCCGACTCTGTGTCCGAAGGTGACGTCAAACTTGACAAGAAGGTCGGTGATGCAGTCGCAGCAGACGAGGTGGTCCTCGAAATTGAGACGGATAAGACAGCTATCCCCGTCATGTCTCCCGGACACGGTATTATCAAGGAATTCTACGTGAAAGATGGAGATACCGTGAAGGCTGGACAGAAGTTGTTCAGGTTGGATATTACTGGTGAAGCTCCTAAGGCTGCCGCTGCGCCGACACCTGAGCCTCCCAAGGCCGCAGCGCCTCCCCCACCCCCGCCTCCAGCAGCGGCTGCCCCTCCCCCGCCGCCACCGCCCCAGGCGGCTGCACCCCCACCACCTCAAGCTCCCCCCGCCCCCAAACCGACCCCACCTCCAGCCCCTCCAATCTCCTCAATCCCTGTAGCAGCCATCCGCCACGCTCAGGCGATCGAGACCGCCACAGTTAAAGTTCCTCCTACAGACTACAGCAAGGAAATTGCTGGCACGAGGACGGAACAGCGCGTCAAAATGAACCGCATGAGGCAGCGCATCGCTCAGCGTCTAAAGGAAGCTCAGAACACCAACGCTATGCTGACGACCTTCAACGAAATAGACATGTCTCACATCATGGCTTTCCGTAAGAAGAACTTGGACGTGTTCACCAAGAAACATGGAGTTAAACTGGGTCTGATGTCGCCATTCGTGAAGGCGGCCGCAAACGCTTTAGTCGACCAGCCTGTTGTCAACGCCGTGATTGACGAGCAAGAGATCATTTACCGCGATTACGTGGACATTTCCGTCGCAGTAGCTACTCCTAAAGGTTTAGTGGTACCGGTCATCAGGAACGTGCAAAACATGACGTACGCCGACATTGAACTGACCGTCGCCGGCTTGGCCGAAAAGGCGAGGACAGGAAAGCTGACAATTGAAGAAATGGATGGAGGTACTTTCACAATTAGTAACGGAGGAGTCTTTGGTTCATTGATGGGTACTCCGATTATCAACCCTCCCCAATCCGCCATTTTGGGTATGCACGGTATCTTCGAGCGTCCGATCGCGTTGAACGGCCAGGTGGTGATCAGACCTATGATGTACATCGCGTTGACGTACGACCACAGGCTGATTGATGGACGTGAAGCCGTCATGTTCTTGAGGAAAGTCAAGGAGGGAGTAGAAGACCCAGCGACTATCGTAGCAGGATTGTAA